A single genomic interval of Helianthus annuus cultivar XRQ/B chromosome 13, HanXRQr2.0-SUNRISE, whole genome shotgun sequence harbors:
- the LOC110901076 gene encoding dnaJ homolog subfamily B member 6, whose protein sequence is MKWHQDRNIASSTDDKVAESKFKQISEAYYVLSDPKKRQIYDMYGEEGLKSGVYDESLLSPTVSSGTYKSRSGARFRFRFDSRDADEIVAEFFYGSKGRVSDGVLKSEKKRRVRRRRVRARRRRWRISCVVNGEMYINKGI, encoded by the coding sequence ATGAAATGGCATCAAGACAGGAATATCGCATCATCAACCGATGATAAAGTCGCTGAATCGAAGTTTAAACAGATCTCCGAAGCGTATTACGTTCTCTCGGATCCGAAAAAGCGTCAGATCTATGATATGTACGGTGAAGAAGGTTTGAAATCTGGAGTTTATGATGAATCATTGTTGTCACCGACGGTTTCTAGTGGTACGTATAAGAGTAGATCTGGTGCGAGGTTTAGGTTTAGGTTTGATTCGAGAGATGCAGATGAGATAGTTGCGGAGTTTTTTTACGGATCGAAAGGTAGGGTTTCAGATGGAGTTTTGAAGAGTGAGAAGAAGAGACGAGTGAGAAGACGAAGAGTGAGAGCAAGGCGGAGACGGTGGAGAATAAGTTGTGTTGTAAATGGGGAAATGTATATTAATAAGGGTATTTAA